The segment AGCAGCACGACTTCTCGGTCATCTGGCCGATCGTCCCGCAGTGGAGCGTCATCGCTCGCTGGCAGCATGACTACAACCGCAACCGCACCCTGGAAGCCATGGGCGGTTTCGAATACGACAACTGCTGCTGGAAGCTGCGCTTGATCAACCGTTACTGGCTCGACTTCGACGACTACAGCCAGGCACTGCCGCAGAACGAAAAAGGCGACCATGGCGTATTCCTGCAGGTCGTTCTCAAGGGCCTCGGCGGCGTCGTTGGCAACAAGGTCGAATCCTTCCTCGGCCAAGGCATTCAAGGTTACCGTGAACGTGAAGAACAAGCTTATTGATCGACTGCGCCCAGTGCTGCTGGGCGTCGCTTTGCTGAGTGGCGCGGTGCATGCCGCGGTGCAACCGCTTGACCGGGTGGTGGCCATCGTCGACAACGACGTGGTCATGCAAAGCCAATTGGACCAGCGCGTGCGTGAAGTTCAGCAGACCATCGCCAAGCGCGGCGGCAGCGTGCCGCCAAGCGGCGCCCTGCAGCAGCAGGTGCTGGAACGCCTGATCGTCGAAAACCTGCAGTTGCAGATCGGCGAGCGCTCGGGCATCCGCATCACTGATGAGGAGCTGAACCAGGCGATCGGCACCATTGCCCAGCGCAACGGCATGTCCATCGACCAGTTCCGCGCGGCGCTGGCCCATGACGGCCTGTCGTTCGACGATGCTCGCGAGCAGGTCAAGCGCGAGATGATCATCAGCCGCGTGCGCCAACGCCGGGTGGCAGAGCGCATCCAGGTGTCGGAGCAGGAAGTTAAGAACTTCCTGAATTCGGACATGGGCAAGATGCAGATGTCCGAAGAATACCGTCTGGCCAACATCCTGATCCCAACGCCGGAAGCGGCCAACTCCAGCGACATCCAGAAGGCTGCGCGCAAAGTGGGCGATGTCTACCAGCAGCTCAAGCAAGGCGCGGACTTCGGTCAGATGGCAATCGCCAACTCGGCCAGCGAGAACGCGCTCGAGGGCGGCGAGATGGGCTGGCGCAAAGCCGGTCAACTGCCCCCAGACTTTGCCAAGATGCTGAGCAGCATGCCGGTGGGTGAGATCACCCAGCCCATTCGCATCCCCAACGGCTTCATCATCCTCAAACTCGAGGAGAAGCGTGGTGGCAGCGAGAACGTGCTGCGCGACGAGGTGCACGTACGCCACATCCTGATCAAGCCAAGTGAAGTGCGCAGCGAAGCCGCCACCCAGCAACTGGCTGAAAAGATCTACGAGCGCATCGAAAATGGTGAAGACTTTGCCACCCTGGCCAAGAGCTTCTCGGAAGATCCGGGCTCGGCGCTCAACGGCGGCGACCTCAACTGGGTAGACCCGAACACCCTGGTGCCGGAGTTCCGCGAGCAGATGGCCAACGCACAGCAAGGCGTGGTGACCAAGCCGTTCAAGACCCAATATGGCTGGCATGTGATGGAAGTGCTGGGCCGCCGCGCCACTGACAGCACCGAACAGGCCCGTGAACAGCAAGCCCTGAGCGTGCTGCGCAACCGCAAGTACGACGAAGAGCTGCAAACCTGGCTGCGCCAGATTCGCGACGAAGCCTACGTTGAAATCAAGCTGCCTGGCGCTGACCAGGCCGCTCAGTGAAGCCCCTGCGCTTCGCCGTCACACCCGGCGAGCCAGCGGGGATAGGTCCTGACCTATGCCTGCTGCTCGCTGCCGACGCTCAGCCCCACCCCCTGATTGCCATCTCCAACCGTGACCTGCTCGCCGAGCGGGCCACCCAGCTGGGGCTGGACATCACCTTGCTGCCTGTCATGCCAGGTCAATGGCCGAGTCAACCGGCACCCGCTGGCAGCCTGTATGTGTGGGACACGCCGCTGTGTGCCCCAGTGGTCGCCGGTCAGCTGGACAAGGCCAATGCGCCGTTCGTGCTGCAGACCTTGACCCGTGCCGGACAAGGCTGCCTGGACGGCGATTTCGACGGCATGATCACAGCGCCCGTGCACAAGGGCGTTATCAACGAAAGCGGTATCTCTTTTTCGGGGCATACCGAGTTTCTCGCTGAACTGACCCACACCGCCCAAGTGGTGATGATGCTGGCCACGGATGGCCTGCGCGTCGCCCTGGTCACTACCCACCTGCCCCTGCGTGACATCGCCGAGGCCATTACTGCCGAGCGCATCGAGCGCGTGACACGCATTCTGCACACCGACATGCGCGACAAATTCGGCATCGCCAACCCTCGCATCCTGGTATGCGGCCTGAACCCCCATGCGGGAGAAGGTGGCCACCTGGGCCGCGAGGAAATCGACATCATCGAGCCTACCCTGACCCGCCTGCGTGCCGAAGGCATGGACCTGCGCGGGCCACTGCCGGCCGATACCCTGTTTACCCCCAAATATCTGGAGCACTGCGACGCGGTGCTGGCGATGTACCACGACCAAGGGCTTCCCGTACTCAAGTACAAGGGCTTCGGCGCTGCGGTCAATGTCACGCTGGGCCTGCCGATCATCCGTACCTCGGTCGATCATGGCACGGCCCTGGACCTGGCCGGCACCGGCAAAGTCGATACCGGCAGCCTGCGCGTTGCCTTGGACACCGCCTACCAGATGGCCGAGAACCGACCATGAACGAGCAATACCAACACCGGGCGCGCAAGCGTTTCGGGCAGAACTTCCTGCACGATGCAGGCATCATCGACCGCATCCTGCGTGCCATTAATGCCAAGCCAGGCGAACACTTGCTTGAAATCGGCCCGGGCCAGGGCGCATTGACCGAAGGCTTGCTGAGCAGCGGCGCGCAACTGGATGTGGTGGAGCTGGACAAGGACCTGGTGCCGATCCTGCAACACAAGTTTGCAGGCAATGGCAATTTCCGCCTGCACCAAGGTGACGCCCTGAAGTTCGACTTCAACCAGCTCGGCGTACCGGCACGTAGCCTCAAGGTGGTGGGCAACCTGCCCTACAACATCTCTACACCTTTGATCTTCCACCTGCTCAGCCACGCCGGCCTCATCCGGGACATGCACTTCATGCTGCAGAAGGAAGTGGTCGAGCGTATGGCCGCAGGGCCTGGGGGCGGTGATTGGGGTCGGCTGTCGATCATGGTCCAGTATCACTGCCGCGTCGAACACTTGTTCAACGTAGGCCCCGGCGCCTTCAACCCGCCGCCGAAAGTGGACTCAGCCATCGTCCGGCTGGTGCCGCACGACGTGCTGCCCCACCCGGCTAAGGATCCGCAGTTGCTTGAGCGGGTGGTTCGCGATGCGTTCAACCAGCGTCGCAAGACGTTGCGTAATACCCTCAAAGGCTTGCTCGACAGCGCCGCCATCGAGGCCGCTGGCGTGGATGGTAGCCTGCGCCCCGAGCAGCTGGATCTGGCGGCTTTCGTGCGCCTGGCCGACCAGTTGGCTGATCAACCGGCCTGACCGACCCCCAGCCCCTGCCCCGCTGACCGCAGTCAGCACTTGCAAGCTGATCGCCGCCCCGATGCTTGGGGCTTGCTTGCCGGGCCAGCCTGCCATCGCGCCGCTGGCCCTCGCCCCTCCCTATGGCCTAGACTGCATCATTGCGTCAGTTCCCCAAGGCCCTTGCATGACCGACCCTCGCTATCAGATCGACGTCAGCGTCGTGACCCGTTACCTCAAAGAGCAATCCGACCCTGAAAGCAGCCGTTTCGCTTTCGCCTACACCATCACGATCCATAACAATGGCTCGCTCAAGGCCAGGCTGCTGTCCCGGCACTGGCTGATCACCAACGGTGATGGCGAGGTCGAAGAGGTGCAAGGCTCTGGCGTGGTCGGTCAACAACCTACGATTGAGCCAGGCCAGAGCCATACCTACAGCAGCGGCGCCGTCATCACCACCCGCGTTGGAACCATGCAGGGCAGCTACGAAATGTTTGCCGAGGACGGCAAGCGCTTCGACGCACAGATCGCGCCGTTCCGCCTGGCAGTACCTGGGGCGCTGCACTGATGGCCACGTACGCCGTCGGTGACTTGCAAGGATGCCTGCAGCCGCTCAAATGCCTGCTTGAACGTGTGCGCTTCAACCCGGCTGTGGACAAGTTGTGGCTGGTCGGCGACCTGGTGAACCGTGGCCCCGAGTCGCTCGAGACGCTGCGCTATTTGTATTCGATTCGCCAGTCGCTCACCTGCGTGCTGGGCAACCATGACCTGCACCTGCTTGCGGCCTGGCGCAACGTCGAACGTCTCAAGAAGAGCGACACGTTGCGCGAAATCATCGAGGCCCCTGACGCCGACCAGCTGCTCGACTGGCTGCGCCAGCAAAAGCTGCTGCATTACGATGAACCGCGCGGCATCGCCTTGGTACACGCGGGCATTCCCCCGCAATGGACACTGGGCAAAGCCCTGGAGCTGGCTGCCGAAGTCGAAGAAGTACTGCGCGATGACAGCCGTCTGCCGCTGTATCTGGACGGTATGTACGGCAACGAGCCCGCCAAGTGGAGCAAGCGTCTGGCGGGTGTCGAACGCCTCAGGGTCATTACCAATTACCTGACGCGCATGCGCTTCTGCACCGCAGAAGGCAAACTTGAATTCAAGAGCAAAGAAGGGCTGGACAGCGCCCCCAAAGGGTACAAGCCCTGGTTCGCCCACAAAGGTCGGCGTTCGCGTCACGTGAAGATCATCTTCGGGCACTGGGCCGCCTTGCAGGGCCAGGTCGAGGAACCCGGAGTCATTGCGCTGGACACAGGCTGCGTATGGGGTGGGTCCATGACCCTGTACAACGTCGATGACGGCCAGTACCACCATTGCGATTGTGCCGATGACGGCACCCTGCGCCCTGCGGCGCCAATTCCAACCTTCAACGATCAACCCGGAACAGAGCCAACTCCATGAGCGAATTCAAGCGCATCCCTCCCGAACAGGCCCTGGCCCTGCGTGCGCAAGGTGCCGTCGTGGTCGACATTCGTGACCCGCAGGCCTACGCAGCAGGTCACATCACTGGTGCCCGCCACCTGGACAACCACTCGGTCGCCGACTTCATTCGCAATGCCGACCTGGACGCACCGACGCTGGTCGTCTGCTACCACGGCAATTCGAGCCAAAGCGCAGCTGCCTACCTGGTAGGACAAGGCTTTTCCGACGTGTACAGTGTCGATGGTGGCTTCGAGCTATGGCGCTCGACCTATCCTGCCGAAACCGCCCAAGGCATTGAAGAATAAATTTTTCATTGTCACTGCAGCCCGCGCCATGCGCGGGCTGGAGACCGTTCTGACGAACGGTCGCTAGCAACTTCCGTCACCCGTGCCCTTGACCTTGCCGATTATTAACTATCCTTAAGCGCAGGCCATCCGGAAAAAGGGGAGAGCCGGTACACCGGCGTGCGGGTCATCGGTAGCGCTATAGGGTGTTTGGGGGGTATATGGCAACCGG is part of the Pseudomonas parafulva genome and harbors:
- the surA gene encoding peptidylprolyl isomerase SurA is translated as MNVKNKLIDRLRPVLLGVALLSGAVHAAVQPLDRVVAIVDNDVVMQSQLDQRVREVQQTIAKRGGSVPPSGALQQQVLERLIVENLQLQIGERSGIRITDEELNQAIGTIAQRNGMSIDQFRAALAHDGLSFDDAREQVKREMIISRVRQRRVAERIQVSEQEVKNFLNSDMGKMQMSEEYRLANILIPTPEAANSSDIQKAARKVGDVYQQLKQGADFGQMAIANSASENALEGGEMGWRKAGQLPPDFAKMLSSMPVGEITQPIRIPNGFIILKLEEKRGGSENVLRDEVHVRHILIKPSEVRSEAATQQLAEKIYERIENGEDFATLAKSFSEDPGSALNGGDLNWVDPNTLVPEFREQMANAQQGVVTKPFKTQYGWHVMEVLGRRATDSTEQAREQQALSVLRNRKYDEELQTWLRQIRDEAYVEIKLPGADQAAQ
- the pdxA gene encoding 4-hydroxythreonine-4-phosphate dehydrogenase PdxA → MKPLRFAVTPGEPAGIGPDLCLLLAADAQPHPLIAISNRDLLAERATQLGLDITLLPVMPGQWPSQPAPAGSLYVWDTPLCAPVVAGQLDKANAPFVLQTLTRAGQGCLDGDFDGMITAPVHKGVINESGISFSGHTEFLAELTHTAQVVMMLATDGLRVALVTTHLPLRDIAEAITAERIERVTRILHTDMRDKFGIANPRILVCGLNPHAGEGGHLGREEIDIIEPTLTRLRAEGMDLRGPLPADTLFTPKYLEHCDAVLAMYHDQGLPVLKYKGFGAAVNVTLGLPIIRTSVDHGTALDLAGTGKVDTGSLRVALDTAYQMAENRP
- the rsmA gene encoding 16S rRNA (adenine(1518)-N(6)/adenine(1519)-N(6))-dimethyltransferase RsmA, which translates into the protein MNEQYQHRARKRFGQNFLHDAGIIDRILRAINAKPGEHLLEIGPGQGALTEGLLSSGAQLDVVELDKDLVPILQHKFAGNGNFRLHQGDALKFDFNQLGVPARSLKVVGNLPYNISTPLIFHLLSHAGLIRDMHFMLQKEVVERMAAGPGGGDWGRLSIMVQYHCRVEHLFNVGPGAFNPPPKVDSAIVRLVPHDVLPHPAKDPQLLERVVRDAFNQRRKTLRNTLKGLLDSAAIEAAGVDGSLRPEQLDLAAFVRLADQLADQPA
- the apaG gene encoding Co2+/Mg2+ efflux protein ApaG, whose product is MTDPRYQIDVSVVTRYLKEQSDPESSRFAFAYTITIHNNGSLKARLLSRHWLITNGDGEVEEVQGSGVVGQQPTIEPGQSHTYSSGAVITTRVGTMQGSYEMFAEDGKRFDAQIAPFRLAVPGALH
- a CDS encoding symmetrical bis(5'-nucleosyl)-tetraphosphatase, which codes for MATYAVGDLQGCLQPLKCLLERVRFNPAVDKLWLVGDLVNRGPESLETLRYLYSIRQSLTCVLGNHDLHLLAAWRNVERLKKSDTLREIIEAPDADQLLDWLRQQKLLHYDEPRGIALVHAGIPPQWTLGKALELAAEVEEVLRDDSRLPLYLDGMYGNEPAKWSKRLAGVERLRVITNYLTRMRFCTAEGKLEFKSKEGLDSAPKGYKPWFAHKGRRSRHVKIIFGHWAALQGQVEEPGVIALDTGCVWGGSMTLYNVDDGQYHHCDCADDGTLRPAAPIPTFNDQPGTEPTP
- the glpE gene encoding thiosulfate sulfurtransferase GlpE; amino-acid sequence: MSEFKRIPPEQALALRAQGAVVVDIRDPQAYAAGHITGARHLDNHSVADFIRNADLDAPTLVVCYHGNSSQSAAAYLVGQGFSDVYSVDGGFELWRSTYPAETAQGIEE